The following nucleotide sequence is from Microbacterium arborescens.
CCATCAGCGCCACCCCGCCATCTGGATGGTGATGCTGGCGCGAGCGCGTGACAGGTTTCCTCGAACGGTGCTGAGAGGGAGGTTCATCTCTTCTGCGATCTCGGTATAGCTGAGCGATCCGACTTCTCGGAGCAACCAGCAGCGGCGTTGGGCTTCCGGCAGCGCATCGAGTGCAAGGGAGAGCGCTTGCAACTGTGCGTTGCGGATGGCAGCGGCCTCGGGGAGGAGACCCGCCTCCGCGGCTCTGTCGAATCCGTCCAGTGTGTCATGGGCGGGGCGTCTTCTGAGATGCGCGTACGCCTCACGGCTCGCGATCTTCATGAGCCACGCCTTCACAGCGCCCGGGTCGCGCAGCGTCGACAGCTGACGCCACGCCGTGAGGAATGCGTCCTGGACGACGTCGTCGGTCTCGGAGAGCGTGCCGACGATCCGGTAGACGTAGGCGCGAACGATCCGAGTGTGTCGACGGAGGAGCGCGTCGAAGGCCTCGGCGTCTCCCGAGGCCGCCCGGGCTGCCAGGATGCCGTCGGGCGCGGCTTGAAGATCGGTCACCGGCCCGCTCTCATCGGCTCGCATCGTTCCCCCAGAAAACTTCTCGAACTTTTTTGTGACGAATCCGGATGAGCCGCCCTCTTATCTGTAGAGCGAACGTAACGCTCACCGAATGACGAGCCGAGAGCTTGCGTCGGACAACCCAGACAGATAAGGAAACGCCATGGCTGAGGACCAGAAGAACACCGCCCCCGCTGTCGAGACCCCGAAGTCGCCGGCAGCCGTGCCCCAGGGGTCGCGTGTCGACCGCACGTTCTCGTCGTCGCGTGTCCCCGCAGAGACCGAGGCGGCAGGCAAGACGACGATCTCGGACGGCGTGGTGGCCAAGGTCGCCGGCATCGCCGCTCGCGAGGTCGCCGGCGTCTACGCCCTGGGTGGCGGCGGAGCCCGCGCGTTCGGCGCGATCCGTGACGCGATGAACGCCACCGACCTCTCGCAGGGAGTCAAGGTCGAGGTCGGCGAGACGCAGGCCGCCGCCGACCTCACGATCGTCGTCGAGTATCCGGCGCCGATCCAGGAGGTTGCAGACAACGTCCGTGCTGCCGTCGCCGGCGCCATCAGCCGACTCGTGGGCCTCGAGGTCGTCGAGGTCAACGTCGAGGTCAACGACGTCCACATCGCGGGCGCTGACGACGACGACAACGAGTCCGAGTCGCGCGTCGCATGAGCGCCACCGTCTCGGGTGCGCTGATCGGCGCCATCCTCGCCGCCGCCGCCCTGTTGTTCGGCTTCTGGGGGTTCCTCCTCGTCGCCCTCTTCATGGCGATCGGCGCGGCAGTGGGCCGCATCGCGTCCGGCAAGCTCGACGTCCGCGGGCTGGCCGACGTACTGACAGGTCGGCGCACCTCGTCATGACCGTCGCAGAGGCCATCCGTCCCGGTGGCGGCGTCACTGCCGCCACCGGCGGGACGTCCGGTGTCGCCGGACGGGTCGATGTGCGCGAGCGCGTGGTGCGGAAGGTCTCGGAACAGATCGCATCCCAGGTCATCGGAGTCGACGTCGACCGCGTGTCGGTCGCGGCATCCGATCACCGGGGTGGGGTGGCCGTCCGCATCACCGCGCCGTTGCCCGTCCCGTCACTCGACGACACCGAAGCGGTGCGAGCCGCCGGCGCTGTCGTGGACGCCGCCCGTGAGATGCAGCAGCGGATGCAGCAGGAGCTCAGCCGCGTGCTGGGCAAGCCCGTCACCCGCGTCGACATCACCGTGAACGGCGCCGCCACCCCGATCAAGAGGAGAGTCCGATGAGCAGTCCCGTGCTGCGCCGCGTCGTGCGGCGCGAGACGCACTCGCCGCGCACCGTCGCGATGATCGTCGCCGTCGTCCTCGTCATCCTCGCGCTGGTGTATGTCGGCACGGAGATCGTGCTGAACCTCGCCGGTCAGCCGGCTCTGCTGCTGGGCCCCGCCGCCGCCTTCGGGTGGGTCGTCGGTCTGCCGACGGAGGTTCCCGTCGGCGTCAGCATCGCCATCGGCGCCGTCATCGCGGTGCTCGGGGTGATCCTCGTGGTGCTCGCGATCGCGCCGGGCCGGCTGTCGAAGCATCAGCTCGTCGTCGGCGAAAGTGCCGTCGTCGCCGACAACGGGGTGATCGCCTCGGCGATCGCGCAGCGTGTCAGCGCCGAGAGCGGACTGCCCCGCGATCAGGTGCGGGTCGGTGTCGGACATCGCTCGGCCGACGTCACCCTCACCCCCGCCGTGGGAGTGCCCGTCGATGAGGCTCAGATCCGCAGCACCGTCGACGCCGAGCTCGACTCGTATCGGCTCGCGTCGAAGCTGCGCACTTCGGTCCGGGTCGAGCGGCCCCGTGAACAGGAGGAGAACGCATGAACAACACCAATCGAGCGGTCAACCGCACGATCCTCCTGATCCTGGGACTGGTGCTCGTCGTCGTCGGCGGCGGAATCATCGCCGGAGCAGTGTGGCCGGCAGCCGCAGACACCTGGACCTCGGTCGGATCCGGTGCCCAGGACTGGGCGAAGCAGGCCTGGGATGCGACCGTCATCGCGGGGACGAGCCTCACCTGGCTCGCCCTCGGTGCGCTCGCGGCCCTCGCGCTGCTGGTCGTGCTGCTGATCGTCCTGATCGTGCGCAGCATCCACGGCCGCCGTCGTACCTCTCTTCGGGCGACCGGGGCGGAGAGCGATCTCGGCCGCATCACCGTCACCGAGGGGTTCGCATCCGACGCGCTGAAGAACGCTCTCGCCGAGCACGACGAGATCCTCAGCGCCCGGGTCACCGCCAACGACATCAAGCATCAGCCGGTGCTGCACGTCAGCGTGACGCCGCGGCAGAACACCTCGCCGCTGCACGTGGCCGAGACCGTCGAACGTCTCATCGGCAACCTCGGCACCCTGACGGGGCAGCAGCTCACGGCCTACATCTCCATCCACACGGGGCTGCGCGCGAGGCTGGCTCACGACCAGCGCCGCCTGTCCTGACCGCACACGTCCACAGCCCCGCCCGCGGGGCGCCATCACCGAGAGAAAGGAGTCCCATCATGGGTCTCGACGACAAGATCAAGAACGCCGCCCAGGACATCGCCGGCAAGGCGAAGGAAGCCATCGGCAAGGCGACCGACAACGACAAGCTCGAAGCCGAGGGCAAGGCCGACCAGGTCAAGGCCGAGGCGAAGAAGACGGGCGAAGACGTCAAGGACGCCTTCAAGTAAGCCCCGCGACTGCGAGAGGGGGATGCCGTGTCGGCATCCCCCTCTCGTGATGTCGTGGCGACGTCAGCCGTCGCGTCGCGCGCCTGCCGACGGGCTGACCGGGAAGATCGTCGGGGCCGTATACCCCGCGCCGGCGAAGGCTCCTACGACGGCGGCGGCCACGGCGTCGACAGCACTGGTCTCGACGAGGGCGATCGCCGCGCCGCCGAAACCACCGCCGGTCATACGCGCTCCGATGGCGCCCGCGCCGCGAGCCGTCTCGACGGCGAGATCGAGCTCGGGTACCGAGATCTCGAAATCGTCGCGCATCGAGATGTGCGAGGCGTCCAGCAGCGGGCCGATCGCTCGCGGCCCCTGCTCGCGCAGCGTCCGCACCGTGTCGAGCACGCGCTGGTTCTCGGTGACGATGTGGCGCACCCGGCGGAACGTGACGTCGTCGAGGACGTCGGCGGCGCGGTCGAGGTCGGCGACCGACAGATCGCGCAGCATGGGCACGCCCATGAGCCGTGCGCCCTTCTCGCACGACGCCCGCCGCTCGCCGTAGCCGCTGGAGGAGTGCGTGTGCTTGACGTGGGTGTCCATGACCAGCAGCGTCAGCCCCGCGGCGGCGAAGCCGAGCTCGACCTCGTCGGTCGCGAGCGAACGGCAGTCGAGGAAGGTGGCGGCATCCGGCTCGCCGAGCATCGACGCCATCTGGTCCATGATGCCGGTGGGTGCTCCCACGGCCTCGTTCTCGGCACGCCGGCCGACCTGGGCGAGCGCGATGCGGTCGAGCCCGAGGCTCCACAGATCGTTCAGCGCCGAGGCGGTGGCTCCCTCGATCGCGGCGGAGGACGATAGGCCTGCTCCGATGGGGACGTCGGACGCGAAGGCGAGGTCGGCTCCCGCGAGCTCCGCCGGATCGGCCCCGGAGGCCTGGACGAGCGCCCACGCGACGCCGAGCGGGTACGCCGACCATTCGGGAACGGCATGCTCGCCGTCGACAGTCGGGAAGATCGCGTCGAGGTCGGCGATCGCGACTTCGACCGGCACCGCGTCGAAGGTCGAAATGACCCGAAGTCGCCCGTCGTCGCGAGGAGCGAGTGCGACGTGCGTGCGGTGGGGCGTCGCGAAGGGGAACACGAAGCCGTCGTTGTAGTCGGTGTGCTCGCCGATGAGGTTGACGCGGCCGGGCGCCGACCATTCGCTCGTCGCGGTCGCTCCGAGCGAGCTCAGCATGTCGCGCGCGTCGGTGCGCGGATCGGTCTCGGTCACAGGGTCACTCCTTCTACGGCCTCGCGGATGCGCGCGGCCGCCGTCTCGGGCGGGATGTCACCGATCCAGGCGCCCATGGCCGCCTCGGAACCGGCGAGGAACTTCAGCTTGTCGGCCGCGCGGCGCGGGCTGGTCAGCTGCAGGTGCAGGCGCGCGGTGTCGCGCGCGTGGCGGACCGGCGCCTGGTGCCACGCGGCGATGTACGGCGTCGGGGTGTCGTAGAGCGCGTCGATGCCGCGCAGCAGGCGCAGGTAGAGCGGGGCGAGCTCGTCGCGCTCGGCGTCGTTCGTCTCGGCGAAGTCGGCGACGTGGCGGTGGGGCATCAGGTGCACTTCGATCGGCCAGCGCGCGGCGAACGGGACGAACGCCGTCCAGTGCTCGCCGCGGAGCACCACCCGCGGGCCGGCCTGCTCGAACTCGAGGATGCGCTGGAACAGATCGGGTGCCGTGCGGTCGATCGAGTCGAGCAGGCGCGTCGTGCGCGGCGTGATGTACGGGTACGCGTAGATCTGCCCGTGGGGGTGCGGCAGCGTCACGCCGATCGCCTCGCCGCGGTTCTCGAACGGGAACACCTGCTCGATGCCGGGGAGCGCGGACAGCGCGGCCGTGCGATCGGCCCACGCTTCGATGACGGTACGGGCGCGGGTGGCCGTCTGGGTGCCGAACGATCCGGCGTGCGCGGGCGAGAAGCACACGACCTCGGTGCGTCCGACGCTCGTGCGCGTGCGGCCGAGCCCCAGGTGCGCGAGGTCATCGATGCCGCGGGGCGGGTCGGATGCCGCGGGTGCGCCGCCGAACGCCTCGGCGAGGCCGGGACCGAACGACGGCGACTTGTTCTCGAAGACGGCGACGTCGTAGCGCGACGGGATCTCGGAGGGGTTGGTCGGCGTCTGCGGGGCGAGCGGGTCGAGCTCGGCCGGAGGGAGGAAGGCGCGGTTCTGGCGCGATGCGGCGATCGAGATCCAGTCGCCCGTCAGGACGTCTTGCCGCATCGTCGCGGTCGCGGGACGCGGGTCGAGGGTGCGGGCATCGACCGCGCGCTCGGGGCCGAGCGTCGTGTCGGGGTCGTCGTAGTAGATGAGCTCGCGGCCGTCATCGAGTCGCGTGGAGCGTTTGACGACGCCCGCGCCGAGCGGTACGGCGGGAGGAGCACTGATGTTCACGATAACACGCTACATTCCGGGCGTGATATCGTCAACACACTCCGACGAGAGGACCGGTATGCGGGTGTCGATGGCCCAGGTGGCGGCTCACGCGGGCGTCTCGGCGCAGACCGTCTCGCGTGTGGCCAATGGCAGCCCGCGCGTCGATCCCGCGACGCGGGCCCGGGTCGAGGCATCCATGGCGACGCTCGGCTACCGCATGCATCGTGCCGCCCGGGCGCTGCGCACCGGCCAGACCCGCACGATCGGCCTGGTGGTCTCGACCCTCGCCTCGGTCGGCAACTCCCGCATGCTGCAGGCGATCGCCGATGCGGCGGGTGAGCGCGACTACGCTCTGGCCGTGGTGACGGTCGCCGGTGCGCGCGACATCGCGGAGGCGTTCGCCCAGTTGCGCGACCAGGGCGTCGACGGAGCGATCGTGCTCAACGAGGCGACGCGGCTCGCTCGCGACACCGCCCCGCCCGCCGACCTCCGCCTCGTCGTGGTCGACTCACCCCCCGACGACCGCTTCGCCATCGTGCAGACCGACCACGCGGGAGGTGCCCGGCAGGCGACGCAGCACCTGCTCGAGCTGGGGCACACGACGGTGCACCACCTCGCGGGGCCCGCGGCCTCGTTCGCGGCTCGAGAACGCGAGCGCGGCTGGCGCGAAGCGCTGCTCGACGCGGATGCCGCGGTACCCGAGGTCGTCCGCGGCGACTGGACCTCACGCGGCGGTCACGCGGCCGGATCGGCGCTCGCCGATGCCACCGCGGTGTTCGCCGCGAACGACCAGATGGCGCTCGGTCTGCTCCGTGCCTTCAGCGACGCCGGCCGCGCGGTGCCGGACGACGTCGCGGTCGTCGGATTCGACGACGTCGTGGATGCCGCGGAGTACCGCCCGCCGCTGACGACCGTCCGCCAGGACTTCGACGCCCTCGGCGCGTATGCCGTCGCGGCGCTCGTGAAGGTCATCGAGACGGGTGCCGCGGCGCCGTCGCAGACGGTGCCCACCGAGCTGGTAGTCCGGGCGAGCTCAGCGCGCGGGGCTGCGCGCAGGTAAGGTGCGCAGGTAAGGCGCAGTTCGGGGCGTCGGGCGCGGTTCGACCCGCGCTCCATCCCCGCAACTGCGCCTTATTCGCGCGCGGCGCGCGGGGCGGCGGGCGAGGCGGTCAGGCGGATGCCGCGCGGCGGGCTTCCCAGCCGGTGCGAACCATCTCGTCGACCGAGTAGCGGTTGGCCCATTCCAGATCGCGGGCGGCGAGCTCGCCGGTGGCGACGATGCGGTCGGGGTCGCCGGGGCGGCGGGGGCCGATTCTCGGGGTGAAGTCGATGCCGGTCACGCGAGCCATCGCATCCATGATCTCGCGCACCGACAGGCCGTTCTGCGAGCCGAGGTTGTAGGCCGGCTCGACGCTCTCGCCCGCCGCGAGGCGCTGGGCGGCGACGACGTGGGCCGCGGCGATGTCGGCGACGTGCACGTAGTCGCGCACGTTCGTGCCGTCTTCGGTGTCGTAGTCGTCGCCGTTGATCTGCGGGGTCTCGCCCGCGATCAGCTTCTCGAAGACGATGGGGAAGAGGTTGTGCGGGCTCGTGTCGTAGACGGACGGGTCGCCCGACCCCACGACGTTGAAGTAGCGCAGCGACGTGTGGCGAAGCGGCGCGGCGGAGCCCGCCGTCGCGACCGCCTGGTCGCGCAGGAGCCATTCGCCGATGAGCTTCGACTCGCCGTAGGGCGAGGCGGGGCGCTTCGGCAGGTCCTCGGTGACGAGCGGCACGTCCGGGGTGCCGTAGACGGCGGCGCTGGAGGAGAAGACGATCTTGTCGACGCCCGCGGTCTCCATCGCCTCGAGGACGATTCGCGTGCCCTCGACGTTCTGCGCGTAGGTGTGCAGCGGACGGGTCACCGAGACGCCGGCGTATTTGTAGCCGGCGACGTGGATGACGCCCTCGACGCCGTGCTCGCGCAGGGCGCCCTCGACGAGCGGACGGTCGAGGATCGAGCCGCGGACGAACGGAACACCCTCGGGGACGAACCCGGCGTGCCCGCTCGACAGGTCGTCGAGGACGACGGGGTCGAGACCCGCCGCGGCGAGGGCGCGCACGACATGCGCGCCGATGTATCCAGCACCACCGGTGACCATCCAGCTCATGACATCCATCCTGCCCGATCGCGGCGGGGCTCCTTCACGCTCACTCCTCGCGGTGGCCGAGATCAGGCGCGGCGATGAACGCGGCGACGGGCTCGATGACGTGCTCGAGCTCGACGACGACGATCTCGTTCGCGCCGGCGCGGGTCGCGGGCGCGGGAACGTACAGCGTGCGCTGCGGTCCGTTGCGCCAGTACCGGCCCAGGAAGAAGCCGTTCACGAACGCGAACCCCTTGCTCCAGGCATCCGTGTCGAGGAAGAGGTCGGCGGGCTCGTCGAGGTCGAACGTGCCCGCGAGACCGGCGCGGCCCGCCGTCGTCTGCTCAGAAGCAGCGGGGATGCCGGCGGCGACGGCCGCGAGGTCGACGGGCTGCGCCGACCAGCCGGTCAACTCGTGGCCGCCGAGGGTCACAGGGCCGACGAGGCCCTTGTTCTCGCCCAGACGCGCGTCGTAGTTCACGCGCCCCTGGTCCTCGACGAGCACCGTGAGCTGCGACCCGCGGGGGATCGGCAGCGAGCGCTCGTGCAACGCACGCTGCAGGCGGCCGACGGGTGCCCCGTCGACCGCGACCCAGGCGAGGTCGCGGACCTCAGCGAAGGCGAGCACGGCGCTGTCGGTATCTCCGAACGCCTCGTCGGGCAGCGTGACGTCGTAGCGGACGAGGGGCCCGAGCTGTCCGAGCTCCTCGAACGTCGGGGGAGCGACCGCCGCGCCCGCGCCGGCACTCGCCGCGGGCAGCCAGTCGCCCGTCGCCCGCAGCGCGACGGAGCGCACCGGTGCCGCCGGCCGAGCGGGGGGAACCTCGTCGGGGACGGGAGCGTATCGCGCGATGACCTCGCGGAACGCGTGGTACTTCTCGGTCGGGTGGCCCGATTCGTCGAGGGGCGCGTCATAGTCGTACGAGGTGACGATGGGGGCGTAGCGGCCCTTGTCATTGGCGCCGTTCGTGGTGCCGAAGTTGGTGCCGCCGTGGAGCATGTAGATGTTCACCGAGGCGCCGGCCGCGAGCAGCGCGTCGAGCTCGGATGCCGAGGCTGCGGCATCCGTGGTGTGGTGCACGCCGCCCCACCAGTCGAACCAGCCGTCCCAGAACTCCGAGCACATGAGGGGCCCGGTCGGCTGGTGCTCGCGCAGGGTCGCGAGCCGCTCGGTCGCGCGCGATCCGAACGACCCGGTCGTGTGCAGGTCGGGGAGGGTGCCCGCCGCGAGCATGTGGGGCTCGGGCTGGTCGACGGTGGTCAGGGGCACCGTGATGTCGCAGGCGCGGGTCAGCTCGGTGAGCGTCCGGAGGTAGTCGTGGTCCGAGCCGTAGGCGCCGTACTCGTTCTCGATCTGAACCAGCACGACGTTGCCGCCCCGGTCGATCTGACGTGGTGCCACGATCTCGTAGACGCGTCGCAGATACGCGCTGACCGCTTCGACGTACTGCGGCTCGGACCGGCGCAGCCCGATACCGGGGGTGCTGGTGAGCCACACCGGCAGGCCGCCGTTGTGCCACTCGGCGCAGATGTACGGGCCGGGGCGGACGATCGCGTGCATGCCCTCGGCCGCGATGAGGTCGAGGAAGCGCCCGAGGTCGTTCCAGCCCGTGGCATCCCATTCGCCGCGCACCGGTTCGTGGGCGTTCCAGGCGACGTAGGTCTCGATCGTGTTGAGCCCCATGAGTCGCGCCTTGCGGATGCGGTCGGCCCACTGGTCCGGGTGGATGCGGAAGTAGTGCAGCGCTCCGGCGATGACCCGGTGGGGGCGCCCGTCAAGGAGGAAGTCGGTCTCGCCGATGCTGAAGGTCGTCACGGGGTCACTCGATTCGTTCCGGGGTTCAGGCGCACGCTCACGCGCGCCCAGGAGAGCGGGGGAAGGGTCAGGGTCACGGCGCCGTCGCGGATGTCGACGGCGAGGGAGGCCGGTGCGACCGGCTGCGACGATGCGCTGTTGACGGTGTGCCGGTCGCCGCCCGCGGGGACGGTCAGCACGAGTGCCTCGGCGCTCGCGGCTGGTCGGTCGAGGTCGATCGTGACTGGCGTCTCGGCCTCGAGCCCGCGGTGAACGACGAAGACCGTCAGCTCGTCGCCCTCGAGAGTCGCGACGGCGTCGACGGCGCCCACGTCGCCGTAGCGCGCGGTCGCGATGACGCCGGTCTCGATGCTCGGGACGACGACGTTCCCGGATGCCGCGGCCGCGGTGAGCTGGAACGGGAAGAAGGTGGTCTGCCGCCAGGCCACGCCACCCGGTTCGGTGCGGATCGGCGCGATGACGTTGACGAGCTGGGCGAGGTTCGCCATCGACACGCGGTCGGCGCGCCGGAGCATCGTGATGAGCAGGGACCCGACGACGACGGCATCCGTGACGGTGTAGTCGTCCTCGATGAGGCGCGGGGCGACCGGCCAGTCGCCGGTGAACACGGCGGGCTTGTCGACCTCGTTCCAGCGGGTCTGGTTCCACACGTTCCACTCGTCGACGCTGATGCCGATGGGGGTCGTGATGCCGCGCTCGGCGCGCACCTCGTCGATGATGTCGGCGACCTCGCCGATGTAGGCGTCGAGGGCGGCGCCGGAGGCGAGGAAGCTCGCGGGGTCGCCCGGCGTCTCCTCGTAGTAGGCGTGCACGGAGATGTGATCGACGAGTCCCGCGGTGTGGCGGAGCACGGTGCGCTCCCACTCGCCGAACGTGGGCATCTCGTGGTTGGAGCTGCCGGCGGCGACGAGCTCGATGTCGGGGTCGATGAACCGCATGAGGCGGGCGCTCTCGGCGGCGAGGCGGCCGTACTCGTCGGCGGTCTTGTGGCCGATCTGCCAGGGGCCGTCCATCTCGTTGCCCAGGCACCAGAGGCGGATGCCGAAGGGCTCGGCGCGCCCGTTCTCGCGGCGGCGCTCCGACAGTGCGGTGCCGCCGGGGTGGTTGGCGTACTCGAGCAGGTCGGCCGCCTCGGCGACGCCCCGCGTGCCGAGGTTCACGGCCTCCATGAGCTCGAGTCCGGCCTGCTCGGCCCACGCGGCGAACTCGTGCAGACCGACCTGATTGGTCTCGGTGCTGTGCCATGCGGCATCCAGGCGCACAGGGCGCTGGTCGCGCGGCCCGACGCCGTCCTCCCACCGGTAGCCCGAGACGAAGTTGCCCCCGGGGTAGCGCACGACCGTCGCGCCCAGCTCGCGCACGAGCTCGAGCACGTCGGCGCGGAAACCGGCGTCGTCGGCGGTGGCGTGACCCGGCTCGAAGATGCCGTCGTACACGCAGCGGCCCATGTGCTCGACGAAGGTGCCGAACAGGCGTCGGGGCACGACGGGGCCGGGGGTCGCCGTGTCGAGCGAGATGCGGGTGGGGGAGGTCATTGCTCTTCTCCTGGGGGACATGGCGAGGGGCGGGCCGGACCGAAGCTCGATGCGACCCGCCCCTCGTCGGGCGTCACTTGTTGACGGTGAAGCCCTGGTCGTTGCCGTACTGCACGAGCTGGTCCTGCCAGGTGGCCAGACCCTCGTTCAGGTCGGACTTGGAGGCGTAGGACTGTCCGACGGTGTCGCTGAAGATGCTGTTGGCGTACACCTGGAAGGGCAGGTACTGCCATCCCGGACGCACGTCCTTGGCCGCCTGCACGAGCACCTCGTTGATCTTCTGGCCACCGAAGTAGTCGGGCGCCTTGTTCAAGAACTCGTCCGACTCGAGCTGTGCGTTCGTCGAGGGGAAGCCGCCGCTCTCGGCGAAGATCGTCAGGCTCTCCTCGTCGTTGTTCAGCCACTTCAGGAACGCGGCCGCGAGGGCCGGGTTCTCGCTCTGCTTGGTGACCGCCTGGCCGCCGCCGCCGTTCTCCGCCGACACCGGGGTGCCGTCGTAGGTCGGCATGGGCGCGACGCGCCAGTCGCCCGCAGCGTCGGCCACCGACGACTCGAGGTTGCCGGGCATCCAGGCGCCGATGACGAGGGTCGCGATCGAGCCGTCGCCGAGGCCCTTGAACCACTCGTCGCTCCAGCTCGGGGTGCTGGCGATCAGGTCGTCCTCCACGAGCGTGTTCCAGGTGTCGGCCCACTTCTTCGAGCCCTCGTCGGCGACGTTGATCGTCACGTCGGTGCCGTCTGCGGAGAAGGGCTGGCCGCCCGCCTGCCAGATCATGCTCGTGGCGAAGCCGGCGTCGCCGGTGTCGTTCGTGATCTTCTTCGTCGGGTCGGCGGCGGTGAGCTGACGTGCGGTGGCGATGTACTCGTCCCACGTCGTCGGCACCGTCAGACCGTACTGGTCGAAGACCGTCTTGTTGTAGAACAGCGCCATGGGGCCCGAGTCCTGCGGCAGGCCGTAGATCTTGCCGTCGAAGTCGACGGAGTTCCACGTCGAGGCGGTGTAGTCGCTCTCGAGATCGCCGAAGCCATAGGGCGCGAGGTCGAGCAGGCCCTCGGTGAGCGCGAACTGCGGGAAGGCGTAGTACTCGATCTGCACGACGTCGGGAGCGCCCGAGCCCGCCTTGATGGCGTTCTGGAGCTTGGTGTACTCCTCGGTGTTGGTGCCCGCGTTGACGACGTTGACCTTGACCTCGGGGTACTTCTTCATGAACGCCTCGGCCTGCGCCTCGGCGGACGGGGTCCACGACCAGTACGTGATCTCGCCACCGGCCTTCAGCGCGGCGTCGAGGTCGTCGGGGTTGCCGCTGCCTGCGGCCGGGCCGGAGGACGAGCAGGCGGCCAGCACGAGGCCGGCGGCTGCGGTCAGGGCCACGACGGATGCGGCGCGACGCAGCGCCGATCCCTTGCGCATGGGTGTCATGGGAGTTCCTTCACTTCGTTGTTGTGGATTCGGGTCGTTGTGGATGGGGGTGGTGCGGGATACAGGGTCTCGGTTGTGCTCACTGCTTGACGCTGCCGGCGCTGAGGCCGGACTGCCAGAAGCGCTGCAGCATGAGGAAGGCGACGACGATGGGGATGATCGACAGCAGCGATCCGGTGATCACGAGGTTGTAGATCGGCTGCGCCGCGGCTCCCGTGGCCTGCGCGTTCCACTGGTTGAGGCCGACCGTGAGCGGGTACCAGGCGGGATCGCTCAGCATGATGAGCGGGAGGAAGTAGTTGTTCCACGTCGCCACGACGGCGAACAGCAGCACCGTGACGATGCCGGGCATGAGGAGCTTCGTCGAGATGGTGAAGAAGGTCCGCATCTCGCTCGCTCCGTCCATGCGAGCGGCCTCGAGCAGCTCGGTGGGCACCGCGTCGCTCGCGAACACCCACATCAGGTACAGGCCGAACGGGCTGATGAGCGAGGGGATGATGATCGCCCACGGGGTGTTCGTCAGGCCCAGCTGGCTGAACATGAGGAACGTGGGGACCGCGAGGGCGGTGCCGGGAACGGCGACGGCGCCGATGACGACGGCGAAGACCGCCTTGCGACCGCGGAAGTTGTACTTCGCCAGCCCGTAGCCCGCCATCGTCGCGAGGACCGTGGCCCCGCCCGCGCCGACGACGACATAGAGCAGCGTGTTGCCCAGCCACCGCAGGAAGATGCCGTCGCGGTAGGTGAACGTCTCGACGATGTTGTTCCACAGGTTGAAGCTGTCGCCGAACCACAGCCCGAAGGTCGTGAAGAGATCGCCCTGGGTCTTGGTGGCGTTGATGACCAGCCAGAACAGCGGCAGGAGCGTGTAGAGGATGAACAGGCTCATCACGATGGTGAGCACGACCGACTTCCGCCGGGCGAACGGCGTGCTGCGGGCGAGGGCGGGGGCGGTCATCGCATCTCCTGACGGGATCCGCGCAACTGGACGACGTAGGCGATGACCGCCGTGATGACGCCCATGATGATCGCGACGGTTGCGGCGTAGTTGTACTGCTGGCCGGCGAACGAGAGGTTGTACGCGTACATGTTCGGCGTGAAGAACGTCGTGATGGTGTTCGGGGCCAGGGGCTTGAGGATGTTCGGCTCGTTGAAGAGCTGGAAGCTGCCGATGATCGAGAAGATCGTGGCGATGACGATCGAGCCGCGCAGGGCCGGGATCTTGATCGAGAGGATCGTGCGCCACGCGCCGGCGCCGTCGAGGGATGCCGCCTCG
It contains:
- a CDS encoding CsbD family protein; the encoded protein is MGLDDKIKNAAQDIAGKAKEAIGKATDNDKLEAEGKADQVKAEAKKTGEDVKDAFK
- a CDS encoding DUF6286 domain-containing protein; translation: MSSPVLRRVVRRETHSPRTVAMIVAVVLVILALVYVGTEIVLNLAGQPALLLGPAAAFGWVVGLPTEVPVGVSIAIGAVIAVLGVILVVLAIAPGRLSKHQLVVGESAVVADNGVIASAIAQRVSAESGLPRDQVRVGVGHRSADVTLTPAVGVPVDEAQIRSTVDAELDSYRLASKLRTSVRVERPREQEENA
- a CDS encoding LacI family DNA-binding transcriptional regulator, whose amino-acid sequence is MAQVAAHAGVSAQTVSRVANGSPRVDPATRARVEASMATLGYRMHRAARALRTGQTRTIGLVVSTLASVGNSRMLQAIADAAGERDYALAVVTVAGARDIAEAFAQLRDQGVDGAIVLNEATRLARDTAPPADLRLVVVDSPPDDRFAIVQTDHAGGARQATQHLLELGHTTVHHLAGPAASFAARERERGWREALLDADAAVPEVVRGDWTSRGGHAAGSALADATAVFAANDQMALGLLRAFSDAGRAVPDDVAVVGFDDVVDAAEYRPPLTTVRQDFDALGAYAVAALVKVIETGAAAPSQTVPTELVVRASSARGAARR
- a CDS encoding RNA polymerase sigma factor, encoding MTDLQAAPDGILAARAASGDAEAFDALLRRHTRIVRAYVYRIVGTLSETDDVVQDAFLTAWRQLSTLRDPGAVKAWLMKIASREAYAHLRRRPAHDTLDGFDRAAEAGLLPEAAAIRNAQLQALSLALDALPEAQRRCWLLREVGSLSYTEIAEEMNLPLSTVRGNLSRARASITIQMAGWR
- the galT gene encoding galactose-1-phosphate uridylyltransferase produces the protein MSAPPAVPLGAGVVKRSTRLDDGRELIYYDDPDTTLGPERAVDARTLDPRPATATMRQDVLTGDWISIAASRQNRAFLPPAELDPLAPQTPTNPSEIPSRYDVAVFENKSPSFGPGLAEAFGGAPAASDPPRGIDDLAHLGLGRTRTSVGRTEVVCFSPAHAGSFGTQTATRARTVIEAWADRTAALSALPGIEQVFPFENRGEAIGVTLPHPHGQIYAYPYITPRTTRLLDSIDRTAPDLFQRILEFEQAGPRVVLRGEHWTAFVPFAARWPIEVHLMPHRHVADFAETNDAERDELAPLYLRLLRGIDALYDTPTPYIAAWHQAPVRHARDTARLHLQLTSPRRAADKLKFLAGSEAAMGAWIGDIPPETAAARIREAVEGVTL
- a CDS encoding DUF2273 domain-containing protein; the protein is MSATVSGALIGAILAAAALLFGFWGFLLVALFMAIGAAVGRIASGKLDVRGLADVLTGRRTSS
- the galK gene encoding galactokinase, which translates into the protein MLSSLGATATSEWSAPGRVNLIGEHTDYNDGFVFPFATPHRTHVALAPRDDGRLRVISTFDAVPVEVAIADLDAIFPTVDGEHAVPEWSAYPLGVAWALVQASGADPAELAGADLAFASDVPIGAGLSSSAAIEGATASALNDLWSLGLDRIALAQVGRRAENEAVGAPTGIMDQMASMLGEPDAATFLDCRSLATDEVELGFAAAGLTLLVMDTHVKHTHSSSGYGERRASCEKGARLMGVPMLRDLSVADLDRAADVLDDVTFRRVRHIVTENQRVLDTVRTLREQGPRAIGPLLDASHISMRDDFEISVPELDLAVETARGAGAIGARMTGGGFGGAAIALVETSAVDAVAAAVVGAFAGAGYTAPTIFPVSPSAGARRDG
- a CDS encoding Asp23/Gls24 family envelope stress response protein, whose product is MAEDQKNTAPAVETPKSPAAVPQGSRVDRTFSSSRVPAETEAAGKTTISDGVVAKVAGIAAREVAGVYALGGGGARAFGAIRDAMNATDLSQGVKVEVGETQAAADLTIVVEYPAPIQEVADNVRAAVAGAISRLVGLEVVEVNVEVNDVHIAGADDDDNESESRVA